Within Quercus lobata isolate SW786 chromosome 5, ValleyOak3.0 Primary Assembly, whole genome shotgun sequence, the genomic segment AATGGCTCAAGCATGAGAATGTGACTCCTCACAATCTCAAAATTCTCATTGAGCCCCATTAGAAACCTCATCACATATGATTTCTCATGAGCAATGCTGAGTGTCTTCATCGCACCACAAGTACATGCTGGCAAGGGTTCATAATGAAGTAGTTGATCCCAAAGTTTCTTGAACTTAGAGTAATACTCAGTCACTGACAATTGACTCTGAGTTATCTGTGAAATTTCTTGTTGAAGGTTATAAATCTTTGGTCCATTTCCTTGAGAAAACACACGTTGCAACTCAAGCCACATCTCCCTCACAGTCTCACAATACATAATACCACTTGACACATCAAAATGCATTGAATTGATCAACCAAGAAAGCACCATTGTGTTACAGCTTTCCCAATCTTCATACAATGGAGAATCATCTTCAGGTTTCTCAATCTTTCCATTTACGAAGCCTATCTTCTTCTTGCCAGTGAGTGCTAGAACCATAGCCCTAGACCAAGATTGATAGTTCCTCATTCCCAACAATGGCTGTGTGACCAAGATATTACCTGGATTCTCACTTGCACTTAGCAGAAAAGGATTGGGTGAATTGGTCTGTGTATTAGAACTTGAGACTGGTCGCGTGGATTGAGGTTGTGTTGAATCAGAGTGATCATTTCCTTCAACAGAAGCCATGAATGATCTTCAAAGCttgaacaacaaaaaaaaacttcaatgaaaagaagaaacagaaaGAAATTCTCGAACGATTTCTCAGCAAAAGAAAAAACGAGgaaattttcttgagaaaaattTCTGTTTGGAACGAAAGAAAATCTTCTGGAACCAAACTAAAAGCTAGGAAATCAGTGTAAACTGTGCTAGCCGCTCTGATAGCAGCTCCTTGCTCTTTTCAAACCAGGCTTTGATCAAGGTCAAAAACATCATGCTGCATCTGTCAGTACAAGTGGAAGTGTCTCTGGTTTGACTACTGAAGCTCATGGTGTGCCTGCTGCAACTGGTGTGCCTCTCTCATCAGCCCTTAACAATTCCAACTTCATTGACACTATGTCAGGTACTGCTTCCAGCCTTTCTTTCAAACCTACTTTGCAGCACTCTATATTCTCTgctaaaatagttgataaagagtGTTTTCATACCACTGATTGGGTCATAGACACAGGTGCCACTGACCATATGGTACATTCAGTCACTTGCTTTACTTCTATCACCACTGTCTTAAATACTCATGTTAATTTGCCAAATGGTGAGATAGCTTTAGTCACACACATTGGTACTGTGAGGATCTCAGACAAATTTACTCTTTACAATGTGTTATGTGTTCCATCATTCAGTTTTAACCTCATTTCTGTCAGTCAGTTGGCCAAATCTATTTCTTATTATCTTATCTTTTTTGGGACATTGTGCTTTATCCAGGACCTTGCTCATTGGAGCACACTTGGTCTGGGTAAGGAATGCAATGGGCTCTACCTGCTAGAAAGGAGCAACTCCACTTCACTATCTGCTTCC encodes:
- the LOC115991378 gene encoding uncharacterized protein LOC115991378 gives rise to the protein MASVEGNDHSDSTQPQSTRPVSSSNTQTNSPNPFLLSASENPGNILVTQPLLGMRNYQSWSRAMVLALTGKKKIGFVNGKIEKPEDDSPLYEDWESCNTMVLSWLINSMHFDVSSGIMYCETVREMWLELQRVFSQGNGPKIYNLQQEISQITQSQLSVTEYYSKFKKLWDQLLHYEPLPACTCGAMKTLSIAHEKSYVMRFLMGLNENFEIVRSHILMLEPFPPMSKVYSLILQEEAHKGIGHGNGSAYIPKPDSVALYVNAKGNPGNKAGPKKERPLCTHCNMLGHTVDKCYKLHGYPPGYKQKGKFNVNQVSFPQGTDAENTSAQCPITKAQCEQL